TACCGTTCTGAAGCCCACGTATGTTGTTAAATGTAACGTTGAGGGTAAAGGTATTTCCGAACATATTTTGTTTGTTCCCAATCATATAGATGACTAGGATTAACAATACCGATCCTATGAGAACAAAAAGTCCTAATCTTATTTTTTCCGATGCTGATTTTTCCATACTTTATTTTTTAAAAAAGGCTTCTACTTTAGGGTCGTTTGATTGTATCAAATCGGTGTATTTACCTTCAACATAATTTATACCATCTACCAATAATATCATCCGGTCAGAAATGACTCTAGCACAATCCACATCATGGGTAATGATCAATGAAGAAGTACCATATTTTATCTGAATGTTACGCATTAATTCAATAATTTCTTTGGATGTAATAGGATCTAATCCAGTTGTAGGTTCATCGTAAAGAATAATTTTAGGTTGTAAAATAAGGGTACGAGCCAAGGCAATTCTTCTTTGCATACCTCCAGATAATTCCTCAGGCATTAAGTCAATTGTATTAGCCAGACCAACACTTTCCAAGGCATCCATTACCAGAGGAGTAGTATCTTTTATTTTACCAAACTTTTCTTTATGTCGCCGCATTGGGAATTCTAAATTTTCCCGTACGGTCATGGAATCATAAAGTGCACTTCCTTGAAATAAAAATCCAATATCGGACCTGAGTACATCTAAGGTCTCCCTATCTAAGTTTTTTATTTCTTTACCCAAAACAGAAATGTATCCACTATCTGGTTGCATTAAACCGACTAGACATTTTATCATTACCGATTTTCCAGAGCCAGACTTACCCATGACTACAAGATTTTCACCCTTGTAAAGCTCCATATGAAATCCGTTCAGCACCTTATGGTCCCCAAAAGTTTTATAGAGATCTTTGATTTCTATAATGACTTCCTTTTGTTCTGAAGTATTTTCCATTACGTCTATGTTCTTTTGATCTCTCATTACACATCAAAAAATATGTTGGATATAAAAACAGCCACAAAATCTATGACAAATAAAAGTAATGAGGTCATTACTACCGCTGTATTAGCGGCAATACCAACACCTGCAGTACCTTTTTTACAGTAATACCCTTTAAAACAACCAACCAATCCAATAGCAAAACCAAAGAAAAATGTTTTAATGATGGCAGGGATTAAATCGGTATAAGATAGGGCATCAAAAATGGTATTGAAATACAATTGAAAAGATACGTTTCCTTTTATGTTTTCAATTAAGGCCGAACCAAAAAGAGATACGGCATCACTTAAAATAACCAATAACGGAAGCATAAGTATAGAAGCCATAACCCTCGTGACTACTAAATATTTAAAGGGATTGGTACCAGAGACTTCCATAGCATCAATCTGTTCGGTTACGCGCATGGAGCCTAGTTCAGCACCTATTCCCGAAGAAATTCTACCAGCACAGACCAAAGCCGTTATAACAGGACCCAGCTCGCGTACGATTGAAATTCCCACCATATTGGGCATCCAAGAAATAGCCCCAAATTGAATCATTGTTGGTCGTGACTGTAAATCTAAAACCAAACCTATTATAAAGCCTGTAACCAAAACCAAGGTTAGCGATCTGTTCCCTATTTGATAACATTGCCGTAAAAATTCATTGAATTCAAAGGGCGGGCGTAATGCTTCCCTAAAGAAACGACCCGAAAAATAGGTGAGTTCTCCAATCTCAGTGAGCGCTTGCTTTATTTTTTTTGGCGTCTTGAATTTCAAATCTATTGTATGAATTTATACCTGTGAGTAACTTCAAAATTAAAGAACCTCCAATGAAGTTAGAATGACTTGGGTCATCCCTAATAAAATAAATTAATAATGTTTTTAAGAACTGATCTGTGTCATTCGCAATTTAATGAGCAATGTTTAGTTTTGTCGCACCATGCTTAAGTAGAAACTAGTTTAAAGATAGTCCATGAACAATAGAAAAGTAACCCGTGCACGGTATAGGTTTGTAGCTCTAGATGTTAGTAAGTATAGACTTTTATTTATTGCACTTTTAGTGGGTTTGGGTACTGGACTTTTAAGTTCGCTTTTTAGGCTTATTCTTGCTCGTTTAGCTACGTTTAGAACAACGTTTCAAATAGGTGAGATTGATCAGGGCTGGCAAGACTGGCTATGGCCTATGCTTTTTACTTTTTTCGGTATTTGGTTTTCAATATTTTTAGTAAAAAAATATGCTCCTGAAACTGCTGGTAGTGGTATTCAAGAAATTGAAGGAGCTTTAGATGGTTTAAGACCAATTAGATGGCGCAAGGTTTTACCTGTTAAATTCATCGCTTCGCTATTTTCTCTAAGCAGTGGATTGTTATTGGGGCGTGAAGGACCAACCGTTCAGATAGGTGCTAATGTAGGCAAAATGGCCGATGATATCTTTAAGCAACCGGTAGAAGAAGATAATCCTTTAATTTCGGCAGGTGCGGCATCGGGCTTAGCAAGTGCTTTTAACGCGCCTTTTGCAGGAATAATTTTCGTTATTGAAGAGATGAATGGTCATTTTAAGTTTAATTTTTATTCTGTGGCGGCGCTTATGATTGGTGCAGGTTCTGCAGATATGGTAGTCCGATTACTGGTTGGAGGTGGGCCAATTCTTAAAACAACTATTTTCACCTTTGAAGAATTATCGGGTATATGGTTGTTTGTATTGTTGGGCCTCGTGCTTAGCGTTGTCGGAATTATGTTTAATAAATTTTTAATTAAATCTTTAGATTTATTTAAAAAACTGAAGGTAAGCTATATTACCATTGCGCTGTGTATGGCCTTTATTATTACTGCCGTAGGCTTATATTCAGAAGATATGATTGGGGCAGGTTACACTACCATTTCACACGTTTATAATAGTTCTTTTACGTTGAAATTTCTTCTGGCATTATTTGTTGTACGTTTTATTCTATCTATTCTTAGTTACGGTTCAGGAGTACCTGGAGGTATTTTTACCCCTTTGATAACCTTAGGGATAATTTTAGGAATGCTCTTTGGGGGTATAGCGCAATACTTTTTTCCAGACCTTGTACCTGATCCTGCTATTTTTGGCGTTGCCGGTATGGCGGGTATTTTTGCTTCCACCATCAGGGCTCCACTTACGGGGTTAGCGCTTTCTGTAGAAATGACAGCAAATTATGAGTTGATATTACCATTGATTTTTACAGCGGTAACGGCATCCGTATGTACTACAATGTTGGGCAATACGCCTATATATGCAACCCTGTTGAAACGTGCTTTACAGACTGAAAAATTCTAATATCAGCTTAAGATGGAATTGCAATGTAAATCCAAAAATAATCTAAATGCTGAGAAAAAAATATCAATATTTTTCGAACCTGATCTATATCAGGGAATCAATAATTTAAACAACATAGTTTTGATTAAATAATTTCAAATACCTTAGTTATGAGCCCAGAGAACACTCACTTCGTACGATACTTGGAATCACTTAAAGCATCTTCTTTTTTTTTAGATGTTCATAGTACTTCCTTGAAAACACTATTGGCCCAGATGGTTCCTGAAAAGTGGAGTTTGAATACGCTTAAAAATAGCTCCGATTTTACAAATTCATTTCACTTTATAGTATCGGGAAGACTTAAAGGGTATAAGGTTAATGCTAATAGTGGCAGGGAGCATACCATCTTTATACTGAAAAAAGGAGATGTGTTTGATCTACTGCAATTAATGGATGAAGAATCTCACGATATCTATTGGGAAGCTATGGACGAATTGGAAGTTTTAAAAATTGATGTAGACACGATTCGTCAGTGGATTGTATCGCTCCCAACTATGGTGAATACGTTAATGCATTATATGGCGAAGAGAATGCGTAGATTAGAGGAGGCAGCAACTGACATATCATTGCATAGCACCCTTGTGCGGCTTTCAGGCCTGCTTTTAATGTATATGAATGACGAGAGTCAGAAATTAGAAACTATAAATAACCTTCCCAACGATGAAATTGCTCGTTTAATAGGAACCACAAGACCTGTAGTGAATAGACATATTCAACAATTAAAAAAATGTGGAGCTATTTCTGTACGACGTAAACATATAGATGTTCAGAATCGGTTATTATTAGTTTCAATTGCTCAAGAGAAATATATTTTTTAGTTTATCATTTTTTTTTATTTCAAAAGAGATTCATTGTTTAGAAAATAATACTATTAGAACCTATTTTAGATTATACCTATTAGATTTATTTCTTTAAAATATATTCTTTTAACTGCTACTTTGGTAGCAGAGTTAGTAGCCAAAGATATTTAATTTTACAATGCGTAATACATTAAATGTTAATCTTAAAATAAACAATAATGGCTACACAAGTTTATACAAGTACAGAACAATCTTTCCACAACCCTAAATTTTGGTGGTTACAAATTCTATTAGGGATTATATTTATTTTCAGCGCTCTATGGTTTTTAGATACGCCTATTGAAACTTATTTATCGCTAACATTCGTATTTAGTTTTCTTATGCTATTTACAGGACTATTAGAAGTCATCAATGCATTAACTATACGGAACGTATCTTCTAAATTTTCATTGAAACTTACAGGAGCTTTTATAGACTTAGTTTTTGGTGTTTTCTTAATAGGGTATGAAAAAGTAACTCTTGAGCTTTTGCCAGTACTTCTGGGAATATGGCTTGTTTTCAGATCTTTCCAATTATTCTTTTTTTATAGTGAATTAAAAAAGAGATCTAGAGAAAATAAATGGTGGACATTAGCTGCGGCAATATTTACCTTACTGTTTGCTATGGCCATTATCGTCCATCCATTTTTTGGAGAATTGACTTTAATCTATGCCGTAAGCTTTTCTTTTTTTATTATGGGGCTCTACAGGGTAACCTTAGGGTATAAGTTATATCAAGAAGGAGATTAGCTATAGCGTTAAGTAGCGTTTACTATCATTCTAAATATTTTGAAGTTGAAAAGAAGTCTAAAACATAGTTTGGCAGGCATGTTATATGCGGCCATTGAATCTAAACAGGATTTACCTGGAAAAAAAATCCTCGAATCTTTTGAAATTAAATTTCCAGAAGCATTATATGCTACTTGGACGCTTAAGAACAACACTATTTGGGAAGCATCTTTTCTTTGGGAGAAAAAAGAACATACTGCACTTTTTAGTAGCGGAGGACAATGGATTGAGACACATTCTTATTTACCATTAGGTACGGTACCTATGGTGGTACAAAAAAAGTTTAATAAGGATTATCCTAGAAATCAGGTCAAGCATATTTTTATTCTAAGAAAACCCGAAGGAGTTTTTTACGAGTTTCTGATACGTCTAGGAAATAAACAGTACAAAGTGCGTTACAATAGTAATGGAGAAATGAAAGAGCAGCTATTTGTATAATCATAGGTATATATAACTAAAGTAGCAATAGTTCTCTTGAATAGAAGGAAGTTTTAGCGTGTGATAAATTCTAAAATTCTAGGAAAGATTATTTCTTTAACGCTATTTGTATTTGCTTGTGAAGCAGCGTATAATGCGACAAGTATATTTGAAGAATCTGCCGTAAGTAGGCTTCCAAATAAGGCAGATGAATTTTATTCTTAGACATGGGAGAAAACGTTAAAGATTATAACAAAAAGGTAATTGAACACCTCAAAAAAAACATGAAGCTCCTACTTACAAAGAAATGTATTGGAAATACTAGGTTTCTGCTACTTAGGTTACAGTTTTAATTTACCTAATCTGTTAACTTTAAGCTGATAACCGTGTAATAGCTATAAATTTTTAAAATATGATGAAGCCTAGAATTGGTATGCTACATTTTGAGACCATGGAATGGATACACGAGGTAGAATTCTATTTGGATGAGTTTAATGTACTTGAAGAATTAGTAAAACGTAAAGAAGACTATAGCAATTTAGCGAAACAATTGCATAAAGATATCGCTCATACTATTAGCACCGTTTTGGATCGATTAATTATAGATTTTATTCATCAACTAACGTATCATGAAAAACACTTATCTAGTTTCATTATGGGCAATACAAAAACAAGCGCTGAACTATATTTAGAAAGGCACCAAAAATTAGCTAAAACACTAAGTCAATTAAAGGATAAGGTTAGGGAGTTAAAGAAAAAAATATACCGATATCTTCTATCAAAAAAACATGAACAGCGTCATGGTTTTCCTATTTGATAACATGTAGGTATATTTATTTTAACTATTTTATGCTAAAAAGAACCTTTTTTATATTGCTTTCAATTGGTCTTGTAACGATAGGCTGTGGAAGACCAATTACGAAAAATGACAATGGTCGTATTATTGAATTGAGCGAAGATGATGTATTTACCATCAAACTAAAAGAGCCGGTTCAATCAGAATATGAATGGAGTATCGTGTCAAAGAATAACCATATTAAACTTACAGAACCAATTATCAGAAATGATACCGATATAAGTACAGAGTTTACATTTGAATTTAAAACAGTTGGAACCGGAGAGGACTTCCTTAAATTAGTGTATACTAATGGACCTTTCATCAAAGATTCTTTTGAGTTAAGGGTCATTGTGGGTACTATAGGACGTATTGAAGCTAATGAGAGATAGACTTCTAAATGTATTAAAAAGGGGCTATTTGAAGATGTTAAATTTTTTTTTATTAAATAGCGCAAGATTTATTGGATTTAGGGGGTGGTTTTTAGTTTGACATATAACCAATTTTTAAATTAACAAGAAAGTGCTACTAAAGTAGCACTTTACGAGTCTAATATCCTTTACTTTTAT
This genomic stretch from Cellulophaga algicola DSM 14237 harbors:
- a CDS encoding HdeD family acid-resistance protein; translation: MATQVYTSTEQSFHNPKFWWLQILLGIIFIFSALWFLDTPIETYLSLTFVFSFLMLFTGLLEVINALTIRNVSSKFSLKLTGAFIDLVFGVFLIGYEKVTLELLPVLLGIWLVFRSFQLFFFYSELKKRSRENKWWTLAAAIFTLLFAMAIIVHPFFGELTLIYAVSFSFFIMGLYRVTLGYKLYQEGD
- a CDS encoding Crp/Fnr family transcriptional regulator; this encodes MSPENTHFVRYLESLKASSFFLDVHSTSLKTLLAQMVPEKWSLNTLKNSSDFTNSFHFIVSGRLKGYKVNANSGREHTIFILKKGDVFDLLQLMDEESHDIYWEAMDELEVLKIDVDTIRQWIVSLPTMVNTLMHYMAKRMRRLEEAATDISLHSTLVRLSGLLLMYMNDESQKLETINNLPNDEIARLIGTTRPVVNRHIQQLKKCGAISVRRKHIDVQNRLLLVSIAQEKYIF
- a CDS encoding MlaE family ABC transporter permease; this translates as MKFKTPKKIKQALTEIGELTYFSGRFFREALRPPFEFNEFLRQCYQIGNRSLTLVLVTGFIIGLVLDLQSRPTMIQFGAISWMPNMVGISIVRELGPVITALVCAGRISSGIGAELGSMRVTEQIDAMEVSGTNPFKYLVVTRVMASILMLPLLVILSDAVSLFGSALIENIKGNVSFQLYFNTIFDALSYTDLIPAIIKTFFFGFAIGLVGCFKGYYCKKGTAGVGIAANTAVVMTSLLLFVIDFVAVFISNIFFDV
- a CDS encoding ABC transporter ATP-binding protein — protein: MENTSEQKEVIIEIKDLYKTFGDHKVLNGFHMELYKGENLVVMGKSGSGKSVMIKCLVGLMQPDSGYISVLGKEIKNLDRETLDVLRSDIGFLFQGSALYDSMTVRENLEFPMRRHKEKFGKIKDTTPLVMDALESVGLANTIDLMPEELSGGMQRRIALARTLILQPKIILYDEPTTGLDPITSKEIIELMRNIQIKYGTSSLIITHDVDCARVISDRMILLVDGINYVEGKYTDLIQSNDPKVEAFFKK
- the clcA gene encoding H(+)/Cl(-) exchange transporter ClcA, with product MNNRKVTRARYRFVALDVSKYRLLFIALLVGLGTGLLSSLFRLILARLATFRTTFQIGEIDQGWQDWLWPMLFTFFGIWFSIFLVKKYAPETAGSGIQEIEGALDGLRPIRWRKVLPVKFIASLFSLSSGLLLGREGPTVQIGANVGKMADDIFKQPVEEDNPLISAGAASGLASAFNAPFAGIIFVIEEMNGHFKFNFYSVAALMIGAGSADMVVRLLVGGGPILKTTIFTFEELSGIWLFVLLGLVLSVVGIMFNKFLIKSLDLFKKLKVSYITIALCMAFIITAVGLYSEDMIGAGYTTISHVYNSSFTLKFLLALFVVRFILSILSYGSGVPGGIFTPLITLGIILGMLFGGIAQYFFPDLVPDPAIFGVAGMAGIFASTIRAPLTGLALSVEMTANYELILPLIFTAVTASVCTTMLGNTPIYATLLKRALQTEKF
- a CDS encoding PepSY-like domain-containing protein, yielding MKRSLKHSLAGMLYAAIESKQDLPGKKILESFEIKFPEALYATWTLKNNTIWEASFLWEKKEHTALFSSGGQWIETHSYLPLGTVPMVVQKKFNKDYPRNQVKHIFILRKPEGVFYEFLIRLGNKQYKVRYNSNGEMKEQLFV